Proteins encoded in a region of the Megalops cyprinoides isolate fMegCyp1 chromosome 3, fMegCyp1.pri, whole genome shotgun sequence genome:
- the rcc1l gene encoding RCC1-like G exchanging factor-like protein: MSVVCARLLGRCSVALGCRGYATPSQAVKNKGPKEQGGPVYQYVGKHTKPKDKVFVWGFSYTGALGIPSFVVPDSGRKTPRKYQLTPYRLDTEQRISSAACGYGFTLLSSTTQDLTKVWGMGLNKDSQLGFQRTQHDRNKSYEYVLEPSPVSLPLARPQETRVTQVACGRAHSLVLTDSEGVFSIGNNAYGQCGRKIVENEIYSGSHVVHKIEGFDSRVVQVACGQDHSLFLTQTGRVYACGWGADGQTGLGHHNMTAHPVPVAGALAGVRVRQVASYGDCSLAVSQEGDLFGWGNSEYLQLSTVTEATQINSPRRLPVEGVGRIQQAACGGTQVAVLNNKGEVFVWGYGILGKGPDLSESKTPEMIPPTLFGRSDFNPKVAVTQIRCGLTHFAAVTDRGELFVWGKNVRGCLGIGMKDDQYFPWRVTVPGQVVDVACGVDHMVALVKSLM, encoded by the exons ATGTCCGTGGTTTGTGCGCGGCTCCTGGGTAGGTGTAGTGTCGCGCTTGGATGCCGCGGTTATGCCACGCCCAGTCAAGCCGTGAAGAACAAGGGCCCAAAGGAGCAGGGAGGGCCAGTGTACCAGTACGTTGGGAAGCACACCAAGCCCAAGGACAAAGTCTTTGTGTGGGGATTCAGCTACACGGGAGCCCTGGGGATTCCCAGCTTTGTGGTTCCTGACAGTGGAAGGAAGACGCCTCGGAAGTATCAGCTCACCCCCTACCGCCTTGACACAGAGCAGCGG ATCTCCTCAGCGGCCTGTGGTTATGGTTTCACCCTGCTGTCCTCCACCACGCAGGACCTGACCAAAGTGTGGGGAATGGGCCTCAACAAGGACTCCCAGCTAGGCTTCCAGCGTACCCAGCATGACCGCA ATAAGAGCTATGAGTACGTGCTGGAGCCATCCCCAGTGTCTCTCCCCTTGGCCAGGCCCCAGGAGACTCGGGTGACCCAGGTGGCTTGTGGGCGTGCCCACTCGCTGGTGCTCACTGACTCAGAGGGAG TATTCAGTATCGGAAACAATGCATACGGACAGTGTGGGAGAAAAATCGTGGAGAATGAAATATACAG TGGCAGCCACGTCGTTCACAAGATTGAAGGCTTTGACAGCCGAGTCGTTCAG gtggCGTGTGGGCAGGACCACAGCTTGTTCCTGACTCAGACAGGCAGAGTGTATGCCTGTGGCTGGGGGGCAGATGGGCAGACAG gacTAGGTCACCACAACATGACCGCCCATCCGGTGCCTGTCGCAGGGGCGCTGGCTGGAGTGAGAGTGCGGCAGGTGGCTTCATATGGAGACTGCAGCCTGGCAGTGTCCCAGGAGGGGGATCTTTTTGGTTGGGGCAACTCTGAATACCTGCAGCTGTCCACTGTTACTGAAGCCACACAG ATTAACTCTCCACGGCGCCTCCCTGTGGAGGGTGTGGGCAGGATCCAGCAGGCGGCATGTGGTGGGACTCAAGTGGCCGTTTTGAACA ACAAAGGGGAGGTGTTTGTCTGGGGCTATGGCATCCTGGGGAAAGGGCCTGACCTCTCAGAGTCCAAAACACCCGAGATGATCCCGCCCACGCTCTTCGGACGGTCCGACTTTAACCCCAAGGTTGCCGTCACTCAGATCCGTTGCGGACTCACTCACTTTGCAGCCGTCACAG ATAGAGGGGAGCTGTTCGTCTGGGGGAAGAACGTAAGAGGCTGTCTGGGTATCGGGATGAAGGACGACCAGTACTTCCCCTGGAGG GTGACCGTGCCGGGCCAGGTGGTGGACGTGGCCTGTGGGGTGGACCACATGGTGGCGCTGGTCAAGTCGCTGATGTGA
- the castor2 gene encoding cytosolic arginine sensor for mTORC1 subunit 2: MELHILEHSLKVASIAKEGIQICTHGLIKLAFLPSKTRCKFFSLTETPEDYTIIVDEEGFKELPESEHLSVAEATWLALNVVSGGGSSSSSQPIGVTKIAKSVIAPLADHNISVFMLSTYQTDFILVRERDLPMVMHTLSSEFTLLRVVNGETVAANSLGVTNGFVKPKLVQRPIIHPLSSPSNMFCVTSLDPDTLPSVATLLMDVMFYSSGTKEPGAASEDSGLIRFFSFSLIEGYISLVMDEQTTRRFPNNVLFTSASGELWKMVRIGGQPLGFDECGIVAQISEPLATADIPAYYISTFKFDHALVPEENIQSVIGALRTNESAGQ, from the exons ATGGAGTTGCATATTTTAGAACACAGCTTGAAAGTAGCGAGTATAGCAAAAGAAGGCATCCAGATTTGCACTCACGGATTAATCAAACTCGCCTTCTTGCCATCCAAAACAAG GTGTAAATTCTTCAGTTTGACAGAGACCCCGGAGGACTACACCATTATTGTGGATGAAGAAGGCTTCAAAG agcTGCCCGAGTCCGAGCATCTCAGCGTTGCAGAGGCCACATGGCTGGCCCTCAACGTGGTCTCGGGGGGCGGGAGTTCGTCCAGCTCTCAGCCAATCGGAGTCACCAAAATCGCCAAATCAGTGATTGCGCCCCTGGCGGACCACAACATATCTGTGTTCATGCTGTCCACCTACCAGACCGACTTCATACTG GTTCGAGAGAGGGACCTGCCCATGGTCATGCACACTCTTTCATCTGAGTTCACCCTTCTGCGGGTGGTTAATGGAGAAACCGTCGCTGCCAACAGCTTGGGGGTCACCAACGGCTTTGTCAAACCCAAACTGG TCCAGCGCCCCATCATCCATCCCCTGTCCAGTCCCAGCAACATGTTCTGTGTGACCAGCCTGGACCCTGACACCCTGCCCTCTGTGGCCACTCTGCTCATGGACGTCATGTTTTACTCCAGCGG GACAAAGGAGCCGGGGGCGGCCAGCGAAGACTCTGGACTCATCCggttcttctccttctccctgatCGAGGGCTACATCTCCCTGGTCATGGATGAGCAGACCACCCGCAG GTTCCCCAACAATGTTCTCTTCACCAGCGCTTCAGGGGAGCTATGGAAGATGGTCCGCATAGGAGGGCAGCCATTAGGATTCG aCGAGTGTGGCATCGTGGCTCAGATATCTGAACCTCTGGCTACCGCTGACATTCCAGCCTACTACATCAGTACCTTCAAGTTTGACCATGCTCTG GTCCCTGAAGAAAATATCCAGAGTGTGATTGGAGCCTTGAGGACCAATGAGAGCGCAGGACAGTGA